Proteins encoded by one window of Arachis ipaensis cultivar K30076 chromosome B04, Araip1.1, whole genome shotgun sequence:
- the LOC107639604 gene encoding WEB family protein At2g38370 isoform X1: MEEEEPVKTTTHQHEPRKCSEKKTVSVSVRGEIDTSVPFESVKEAVTRFGGIGFWKPIIPSLPLPFHSHHQHGGEEVDGAKLEEQAMVLEKELILKERETLDVLKELESTKRLVEDLRTKLQKEEAEAKENEENVLDVRKQQASKEGFIPCPSSSPALILMELKQAKLNLTRTTNDLADVRASVESLNKKLDKERISLERTRERLSQNSLKISSLEEELKQTRLRIELAKDAEIKCVSGDPSDITRELHRLSSETEHFKKIGEAAKSEVSRTMSEIEQTRSMITTAEIRLVAARKMKEAARAAEAAAIAEINALSNHEIENSPEKHDGVTLSFEEYTSLACKAQDAEEQYKKKVFSAMLEVDEANLEKEKILKKAEEALEELKSSKKVLDEALERVEVANRGKLVVEEALRKWRSESHKRRSSVQNSTKFKTSYPSHHQRESILLDVNGLNIVNDETKPVLKPTLSIGQILSRKLLPPQDIESMLPGEKSSVKRKMSLGQMLGKQNSDSSIDTQIEKENGQKQFSSKRKKFGFVRFSLLLRREKKVYIILVLTGKEYYSEETRNMEGKMGLLFLVMLCSAWACGARELPNSANSELSKKQDVCTLCAEYAAKALEYLNQNKTQSEIIEILHNTCTQLHSFERKCVTLVDYYAPLFFSEIATISPGEFCHKVNLCERTAKISLQIQENSCDFCEDAMSALLAKLKDPDTELEVIETLLKVCDTVDKYANKCKRMVFEYGPLIFNNAQKFLEKTDVCTALHACKDDIAVSQKALLSDS; the protein is encoded by the exons ATGGAGGAAGAAGAACCAGTGAAAACGACGACGCATCAACATGAACCTCGAAAGTGTTCTGAGAAGAAGAccgtgagtgtgagtgtgaggggtGAGATTGATACTTCTGTGCCCTTTGAATCTGTGAAGGAGGCAGTTACTCGATTCGGTGGCATCGGTTTCTGGAAGCCTATTATTCCTTCTCTTCCGCTTCCTTTTCATTCTCACCAT CAGCACGGCGGAGAAGAGGTGGACGGTGCAAAACTGGAGGAGCAGGCCATGGTGTTGGAGAAAGAATTGATCCTCAAAGAGAGGGAAACTCTTGATGTGTTAAAGGAATTGGAGAGTACCAAAAGGCTTGTTGAAGATTTGAGAACAAAGCTACAGAAGGAGGAAGCCGAAGCCAAAGAGAATGAAGAAAATGTGTTGGATGTTAGAAAGCAACAAGCTTCTAAGGAAGGTTTTATTCCCTGCCCTTCGTCTTCTCCGGCTTTGATACTAATGGAATTGAAGCAGGCCAAGTTGAACCTAACAAGAACTACTAATGATCTTGCTGATGTTCGAGCTTCTGTCGAATCGCTTAATAAGAAATTAGACAAGGAAAGAATCTCGCTTGAGAGAACCCGCGAGAGGCTTAGTCAGAATTCATTGAAAATATCTTCTCTTGAAGAAGAACTTAAACAGACCAGACTTAGAATAGAACTGGCAAAAGATGCTGAAATCAAGTGTGTTTCCGGTGACCCTTCGGATATCACGAGAGAGCTCCATCGATTGAGTTCTGAGACAGAGCATTTCAAGAAAATTGGAGAAGCCGCCAAGTCAGAAGTTTCGAGGACAATGTCTGAGATTGAACAGACTAGAAGTATGATAACAACTGCAGAAATTAGATTGGTTGCTGCCAGGAAAATGAAGGAAGCTGCTAGAGCCGCTGAAGCAGCTGCCATTGCAGAAATCAATGCTTTATCTAATCATGAGATTGAGAATTCACCCGAAAAGCATGATGGTGTTACTCTTTCATTTGAAGAGTATACTTCTCTTGCCTGCAAAGCTCAAGATGCTGAGGAACAATACAAGAAGAAAGTTTTCAGTGCCATGCTTGAAGTTGATGAGGCGaatttggaaaaagagaaaatctTAAAGAAGGCAGAGGAAGCTTTGGAAGAATTGAAATCCAGCAAGAAGGTCCTTGATGAAGCTTTGGAAAGGGTCGAGGTGGCGAATAGAGGGAAGCTAGTGGTAGAGGAGGCTCTAAGGAAGTGGCGGTCCGAGAGTCACAAGAGACGCTCCTCGGTACAAAATTCTACCAAGTTCAAGACCTCTTATCCATCTCACCATCAGAGAGAATCAATATTACTTGATGTGAATGGATTGAATATTGTAAATGATGAAACCAAGCCGGTTCTTAAGCCAACGCTATCAATAGGACAAATACTGAGCCGGAAGCTGCTTCCGCCACAAGATATTGAATCCATGTTGCCTGGAGAAAAAAGCTCTGTGAAAAGGAAGATGTCATTGGGTCAGATGCTTGGCAAACAAAATTCTGATTCATCCATTGATACACAAATTGAGAAAGAAAATGGACAGAAGCAGTTTTCTTCCAAGAGAAAGAAATTTGGGTTTGTGAGATTCTCACTTCTCTT aagaagagaaaaaaaggtTTATATTATACTTGTTTTAACAGGGAAGGAATATTACTCAGAAGAAACTA GAAACATGGAAGGGAAAATGGGACTCTTGTTCCTTGTCATGTTGTGTTCTGCCTGGGCTTGTGGTGCAAGAGAATTGCCAAACTCGGCGAATTCTG AATTGAGTAAAAAACAAGATGTGTGTACACTTTGTGCGGAATATGCTGCCAAGGCACTTGAATATCTAAACCAAAACAAGACTCAGAGTGAGATCATTGAAATCCTTCACAACACTTGCACCCAGCTTCACTCTTTCGAGCGCAAG TGTGTCACTTTGGTGGATTATTATGCTCCACTTTTCTTTTCCGAAATAGCCACAATTAGTCCTGGAGAATTCTGCCACAAGGTCAACCTCTGCGAACGCACTGCGAAAATTTCACTACAAATTCAAGAAAATAGCTGCGATTTTTGCGAAGATGCTATGTCAGCTCTATTGGCTAAGCTGAAAGATCCTGACACTGAG CTGGAAGTCATTGAGACGTTGCTGAAGGTATGCGATACGGTCGACAAGTATGCGAATAAG TGCAAGAGGATGGTTTTCGAGTATGGACCATTGATTTTCAACAATGCTCAGAAGTTCTTGGAGAAAACAGATGTATGCACTGCATTACATGCTTGCAAGGATGATATAGCAGTTAGCCAAAAAGCCCTTCTTTCTGACTCTTAA
- the LOC107639604 gene encoding WEB family protein At2g38370 isoform X2: MEEEEPVKTTTHQHEPRKCSEKKTVSVSVRGEIDTSVPFESVKEAVTRFGGIGFWKPIIPSLPLPFHSHHHGGEEVDGAKLEEQAMVLEKELILKERETLDVLKELESTKRLVEDLRTKLQKEEAEAKENEENVLDVRKQQASKEGFIPCPSSSPALILMELKQAKLNLTRTTNDLADVRASVESLNKKLDKERISLERTRERLSQNSLKISSLEEELKQTRLRIELAKDAEIKCVSGDPSDITRELHRLSSETEHFKKIGEAAKSEVSRTMSEIEQTRSMITTAEIRLVAARKMKEAARAAEAAAIAEINALSNHEIENSPEKHDGVTLSFEEYTSLACKAQDAEEQYKKKVFSAMLEVDEANLEKEKILKKAEEALEELKSSKKVLDEALERVEVANRGKLVVEEALRKWRSESHKRRSSVQNSTKFKTSYPSHHQRESILLDVNGLNIVNDETKPVLKPTLSIGQILSRKLLPPQDIESMLPGEKSSVKRKMSLGQMLGKQNSDSSIDTQIEKENGQKQFSSKRKKFGFVRFSLLLRREKKVYIILVLTGKEYYSEETRNMEGKMGLLFLVMLCSAWACGARELPNSANSELSKKQDVCTLCAEYAAKALEYLNQNKTQSEIIEILHNTCTQLHSFERKCVTLVDYYAPLFFSEIATISPGEFCHKVNLCERTAKISLQIQENSCDFCEDAMSALLAKLKDPDTELEVIETLLKVCDTVDKYANKCKRMVFEYGPLIFNNAQKFLEKTDVCTALHACKDDIAVSQKALLSDS; this comes from the exons ATGGAGGAAGAAGAACCAGTGAAAACGACGACGCATCAACATGAACCTCGAAAGTGTTCTGAGAAGAAGAccgtgagtgtgagtgtgaggggtGAGATTGATACTTCTGTGCCCTTTGAATCTGTGAAGGAGGCAGTTACTCGATTCGGTGGCATCGGTTTCTGGAAGCCTATTATTCCTTCTCTTCCGCTTCCTTTTCATTCTCACCAT CACGGCGGAGAAGAGGTGGACGGTGCAAAACTGGAGGAGCAGGCCATGGTGTTGGAGAAAGAATTGATCCTCAAAGAGAGGGAAACTCTTGATGTGTTAAAGGAATTGGAGAGTACCAAAAGGCTTGTTGAAGATTTGAGAACAAAGCTACAGAAGGAGGAAGCCGAAGCCAAAGAGAATGAAGAAAATGTGTTGGATGTTAGAAAGCAACAAGCTTCTAAGGAAGGTTTTATTCCCTGCCCTTCGTCTTCTCCGGCTTTGATACTAATGGAATTGAAGCAGGCCAAGTTGAACCTAACAAGAACTACTAATGATCTTGCTGATGTTCGAGCTTCTGTCGAATCGCTTAATAAGAAATTAGACAAGGAAAGAATCTCGCTTGAGAGAACCCGCGAGAGGCTTAGTCAGAATTCATTGAAAATATCTTCTCTTGAAGAAGAACTTAAACAGACCAGACTTAGAATAGAACTGGCAAAAGATGCTGAAATCAAGTGTGTTTCCGGTGACCCTTCGGATATCACGAGAGAGCTCCATCGATTGAGTTCTGAGACAGAGCATTTCAAGAAAATTGGAGAAGCCGCCAAGTCAGAAGTTTCGAGGACAATGTCTGAGATTGAACAGACTAGAAGTATGATAACAACTGCAGAAATTAGATTGGTTGCTGCCAGGAAAATGAAGGAAGCTGCTAGAGCCGCTGAAGCAGCTGCCATTGCAGAAATCAATGCTTTATCTAATCATGAGATTGAGAATTCACCCGAAAAGCATGATGGTGTTACTCTTTCATTTGAAGAGTATACTTCTCTTGCCTGCAAAGCTCAAGATGCTGAGGAACAATACAAGAAGAAAGTTTTCAGTGCCATGCTTGAAGTTGATGAGGCGaatttggaaaaagagaaaatctTAAAGAAGGCAGAGGAAGCTTTGGAAGAATTGAAATCCAGCAAGAAGGTCCTTGATGAAGCTTTGGAAAGGGTCGAGGTGGCGAATAGAGGGAAGCTAGTGGTAGAGGAGGCTCTAAGGAAGTGGCGGTCCGAGAGTCACAAGAGACGCTCCTCGGTACAAAATTCTACCAAGTTCAAGACCTCTTATCCATCTCACCATCAGAGAGAATCAATATTACTTGATGTGAATGGATTGAATATTGTAAATGATGAAACCAAGCCGGTTCTTAAGCCAACGCTATCAATAGGACAAATACTGAGCCGGAAGCTGCTTCCGCCACAAGATATTGAATCCATGTTGCCTGGAGAAAAAAGCTCTGTGAAAAGGAAGATGTCATTGGGTCAGATGCTTGGCAAACAAAATTCTGATTCATCCATTGATACACAAATTGAGAAAGAAAATGGACAGAAGCAGTTTTCTTCCAAGAGAAAGAAATTTGGGTTTGTGAGATTCTCACTTCTCTT aagaagagaaaaaaaggtTTATATTATACTTGTTTTAACAGGGAAGGAATATTACTCAGAAGAAACTA GAAACATGGAAGGGAAAATGGGACTCTTGTTCCTTGTCATGTTGTGTTCTGCCTGGGCTTGTGGTGCAAGAGAATTGCCAAACTCGGCGAATTCTG AATTGAGTAAAAAACAAGATGTGTGTACACTTTGTGCGGAATATGCTGCCAAGGCACTTGAATATCTAAACCAAAACAAGACTCAGAGTGAGATCATTGAAATCCTTCACAACACTTGCACCCAGCTTCACTCTTTCGAGCGCAAG TGTGTCACTTTGGTGGATTATTATGCTCCACTTTTCTTTTCCGAAATAGCCACAATTAGTCCTGGAGAATTCTGCCACAAGGTCAACCTCTGCGAACGCACTGCGAAAATTTCACTACAAATTCAAGAAAATAGCTGCGATTTTTGCGAAGATGCTATGTCAGCTCTATTGGCTAAGCTGAAAGATCCTGACACTGAG CTGGAAGTCATTGAGACGTTGCTGAAGGTATGCGATACGGTCGACAAGTATGCGAATAAG TGCAAGAGGATGGTTTTCGAGTATGGACCATTGATTTTCAACAATGCTCAGAAGTTCTTGGAGAAAACAGATGTATGCACTGCATTACATGCTTGCAAGGATGATATAGCAGTTAGCCAAAAAGCCCTTCTTTCTGACTCTTAA